In the Armatimonadota bacterium genome, one interval contains:
- a CDS encoding serine hydrolase: MTARFDILEQFIQEKMAETHLPGLSIALVERGETVYARGFGFRDGERGLPATPRTLYGIGSVTKSFTCLAIMQLQERGKLRVDDPVDRYLPLRVKPFGRPITLHHFMTHSSGIPALAYAEAVIRHAAGASDTYLPIASDEDMLTFVNGAEDWVHSPPGARWFYLNEGYILLGAVIEKVSGQSYADYLQEHILDPLGMKHTHLRKERVEAEPDVAVPYVITKDKTQVPSRYLYGRLTSDGGLISSVEDMIRYVGMFLQGGRTAEGRLASAASLAAMTTGYVDLPPEVYPADARRPIGKYGYGISIYPGFFGHTLIGHGGSVLVSTAHLAFVPEREVGVMVLANGSGYPMAHIAGFALAVLLGEDPWTLPGIREERALERLTGRYETYRGTYGGTVKRAGDFLILEIKNRLLEQSVPLVPVSLEPERARFFTLALGRRLMVEFEIRDGGVDLIYERYRMRRTGSI, translated from the coding sequence GTGACCGCACGCTTTGACATCCTCGAGCAGTTCATCCAGGAGAAGATGGCCGAGACGCACCTGCCCGGGCTGAGCATTGCCCTGGTCGAGCGCGGAGAGACCGTCTACGCCCGCGGATTCGGCTTCCGCGACGGCGAGCGGGGTCTTCCGGCCACCCCGCGCACCCTGTACGGCATCGGGAGCGTGACGAAGTCCTTCACCTGCCTGGCGATCATGCAACTGCAGGAGCGGGGGAAACTGCGTGTGGATGATCCGGTGGACCGCTACCTCCCGCTCAGGGTGAAGCCGTTCGGCCGGCCGATCACGCTGCACCACTTCATGACCCACAGCAGCGGCATCCCGGCCCTGGCCTACGCCGAGGCGGTGATCCGGCACGCCGCAGGCGCGTCCGACACCTACCTCCCCATCGCCAGTGACGAGGACATGCTGACCTTCGTCAACGGGGCGGAGGACTGGGTCCATTCGCCGCCGGGAGCGCGGTGGTTCTACCTGAACGAGGGCTACATCCTGCTCGGGGCGGTGATCGAGAAGGTCAGCGGGCAGTCCTACGCCGACTATCTGCAGGAGCACATTCTCGATCCGCTCGGGATGAAGCACACGCACCTCCGCAAGGAGCGCGTGGAGGCCGAGCCCGACGTGGCCGTCCCCTATGTCATCACGAAGGACAAGACCCAGGTACCCTCGCGATACCTCTACGGGCGCCTGACCAGCGACGGCGGACTGATCAGCAGCGTGGAAGACATGATCCGGTACGTCGGGATGTTCCTGCAGGGCGGGCGGACCGCGGAAGGCCGCCTGGCGAGCGCCGCGTCCCTGGCCGCGATGACGACCGGATACGTAGACCTCCCGCCGGAGGTCTATCCGGCGGACGCCCGCCGACCTATCGGCAAGTACGGGTATGGGATCAGCATCTACCCGGGCTTTTTCGGCCACACCCTGATCGGCCACGGGGGCAGCGTCCTGGTCAGCACGGCGCACCTGGCCTTCGTGCCCGAGCGCGAAGTCGGCGTGATGGTCCTGGCCAACGGCAGCGGCTATCCGATGGCCCACATCGCGGGGTTCGCCCTGGCCGTGCTGCTCGGGGAAGACCCCTGGACCCTGCCCGGCATCAGGGAGGAACGGGCCCTGGAACGCCTCACCGGACGGTACGAGACCTATCGCGGAACCTACGGCGGCACGGTGAAGCGGGCGGGAGACTTTCTCATCCTGGAGATCAAGAACCGACTCCTTGAACAGTCGGTACCGCTTGTCCCCGTGTCCCTCGAACCGGAGCGGGCCCGCTTCTTCACCCTGGCCCTCGGCCGCCGCCTGATGGTGGAGTTCGAGATCCGCGACGGGGGCGTGGACCTGATCTACGAGCGGTACAGGATGCGCCGCACCGGAAGCATCTAG
- a CDS encoding ABC transporter permease translates to MEVLETSSSGRRAAIRRPATGLLILPTLLLLLVFFVVPYLNMVRMSFLVKPSVGAYLPVFTVHNYVQAVWDEFHWRVLYRTFWLAGLTTVLTLLLGYPLAYHLTYAPPRRKRWLLMLIISPLLVSVVVRGFAWLILLGRVGLVNQAVHWLTGRELILIGTPAGIVVGLVHVFVPFMALSVAGALQNISPDLVQAARSLGASPWQAFRRVIWPLSLPGVQAGALLVFVLAVSSYVIPILLGASNIIVMPMLIVQTLLDAFNWPLGSALSMVFFGLTATVVALFLRAMGRAMRWTRA, encoded by the coding sequence GTGGAGGTGCTGGAGACTTCGTCTTCGGGCCGTCGGGCGGCGATCCGCCGGCCGGCCACCGGGCTGCTCATCCTGCCCACCCTGCTGCTGCTCCTGGTGTTCTTCGTGGTGCCCTACCTGAACATGGTGCGGATGAGCTTCCTCGTGAAGCCCTCCGTCGGGGCCTACCTGCCCGTCTTCACCGTCCACAACTATGTCCAGGCGGTGTGGGACGAATTTCACTGGCGGGTCCTCTACCGGACCTTCTGGCTGGCCGGGCTGACCACGGTCCTGACGCTGCTGCTGGGCTACCCCCTGGCCTATCACCTCACCTACGCCCCGCCGCGGCGGAAGCGCTGGCTGCTGATGCTCATCATCTCGCCGCTGCTGGTCAGCGTCGTCGTCCGCGGCTTTGCCTGGCTGATCCTGCTCGGGCGGGTGGGGCTGGTCAACCAGGCGGTGCACTGGCTGACCGGGCGCGAACTCATCCTGATCGGGACCCCGGCGGGCATCGTCGTTGGGCTGGTGCACGTCTTTGTCCCCTTCATGGCCCTCTCCGTCGCCGGCGCCCTGCAGAACATCTCGCCGGATCTGGTCCAGGCCGCGCGGTCGCTGGGCGCCTCGCCCTGGCAGGCCTTCCGCCGGGTGATCTGGCCTCTGTCCCTGCCCGGGGTGCAGGCCGGGGCCCTGCTGGTCTTCGTCCTGGCGGTCAGCTCCTACGTCATCCCCATCCTGCTCGGCGCCAGCAACATCATCGTGATGCCCATGCTCATCGTGCAGACGCTGCTGGACGCCTTCAACTGGCCGCTGGGCTCCGCCCTGTCCATGGTCTTCTTCGGTCTCACGGCCACGGTCGTGGCGCTCTTCCTGCGGGCGATGGGCCGGGCGATGAGGTGGACGCGGGCATGA
- a CDS encoding ABC transporter permease, which translates to MTARGVWLSLAVTGVYLFLIVPIVIVILAALNAGNYLAFPPQGFSLRWFIRAAETEPFLRSFLFSLKLAGWVTVLSTVLGTMAALYVVRHAARFRDLLRLAIVAPLQFPAILTGIALLIFFLATGIGTRGMRALLIGHTLVSLPYVFLTVSAVLAGFDRSLEEAARSLGAGPLTTFRRITLPLIKGAVISGALFAFITSFDQFPISLLLVSVGNTTLPIQLFDYLRFSFDPAAAAVSTVSVLMSVAIVLIVDRLVGLQAVSWSAPR; encoded by the coding sequence ATGACCGCGCGGGGCGTCTGGCTCAGCCTGGCCGTCACCGGCGTCTACCTCTTCCTGATCGTGCCCATCGTGATCGTGATCCTGGCCGCTCTGAACGCGGGCAACTACCTAGCCTTCCCGCCCCAGGGTTTCTCCCTGCGCTGGTTCATCCGGGCCGCGGAGACCGAGCCGTTCCTGCGCAGCTTCCTGTTCAGCCTCAAGCTCGCCGGCTGGGTCACCGTGCTGAGCACGGTGCTGGGCACGATGGCGGCGCTCTACGTCGTGCGCCACGCGGCCCGTTTCCGCGATCTGTTGCGCCTGGCCATCGTGGCCCCGCTGCAGTTCCCGGCCATCCTCACCGGCATCGCGCTCCTCATCTTCTTCCTGGCTACGGGCATCGGCACGCGGGGGATGCGCGCCCTGCTCATCGGGCACACCCTGGTCTCCCTGCCCTACGTCTTCCTTACCGTGTCCGCGGTCCTGGCCGGCTTCGATCGCTCCCTGGAGGAGGCGGCGCGGTCGCTGGGCGCCGGTCCGCTGACCACCTTTCGCCGCATCACGCTGCCCCTGATCAAGGGAGCGGTGATCTCGGGCGCGCTGTTCGCCTTCATCACGTCCTTCGACCAGTTCCCGATCTCGCTGCTCCTGGTCAGCGTGGGCAACACCACGCTGCCCATCCAGCTGTTCGACTACCTCCGCTTCTCCTTCGACCCGGCGGCGGCGGCGGTGTCCACCGTGAGCGTGCTGATGAGCGTGGCCATCGTCCTGATCGTGGACCGCCTGGTGGGGCTGCAGGCCGTGAGCTGGAGCGCGCCGCGCTGA
- a CDS encoding hydantoinase/oxoprolinase family protein, which translates to MAPSVYRLGLDIGGTFTDLVLLEEATGAIRLHKVLTTPDDPARGALRGVGEICRAAGITPARITLLIHATTLVTNAIIERRGARTALLTTAGFRDTLETGREQRYDIYDLFLRYPEPLVPRRWRVEIPERVTRDGAVLRPVDLRLTRRRVAALVAEGVEAVAVSFLHAYKNPDHERQVKALIAREFPHLPVCISSEVVPEIREYERTSTTVANAYVLPLVDRYLRRMETALQEEGFAGRLLLMLSSGTLVTPAVARAFPVRLLESGPAAGALIAGYVGAGAGRREVVAFDMGGTTAKISLVQDGRPKVAPAMEVARVHRFKPGSGLPVKTPVVDMVEIGAGGGSIARTGAMGLLQVGPDSAGADPGPACYARGGKEATVTDACVLLGYFDPRSFLGGTMPLDASAAREAIERAGRPLGLDPVRTAWGIMAIVCERMAQAARLYLIERGQDPRRFTLVGFGGAGPATAARVARLLGMREVIIPPASGVASAVGLLAASPGVDLGHSLAGELQEMDWRAVEALLVSMEAQALEMVAGAGVFADGARIERRAEMRYAGQFHDIEVPVPRPVDDRAAEELRSRFDREYLRLYGIVLEGYPVQALNWRVLVTGEPSRVDMRVPALPARRGAPRRRPIYLPEEERFVEVPVYDRYALEAGRQIPGPAVVEEAEATTLVWAGDVLTVDAQQNLVITVGRGASATAEMSARSTGATG; encoded by the coding sequence ATGGCTCCGTCCGTCTACCGCCTCGGCCTCGACATCGGCGGCACTTTCACCGATCTCGTCCTCCTCGAGGAGGCGACGGGAGCGATCCGCCTGCACAAGGTGCTGACCACTCCGGACGATCCGGCGCGGGGCGCGCTCCGGGGCGTGGGGGAGATCTGCCGCGCCGCGGGGATCACGCCGGCCCGGATCACGCTCCTCATCCACGCCACGACGCTGGTCACCAACGCCATCATCGAGCGCCGGGGCGCGCGCACCGCGCTGCTGACCACCGCCGGATTCCGCGATACGCTGGAGACGGGCCGGGAGCAGCGCTACGACATCTACGACCTCTTCCTGCGCTATCCGGAGCCGCTGGTCCCCCGCCGCTGGCGGGTGGAGATCCCGGAGCGCGTAACGCGCGACGGCGCGGTGCTCCGGCCCGTCGATCTGCGTCTGACCCGGCGGCGCGTGGCGGCGCTCGTGGCGGAGGGCGTTGAGGCGGTGGCGGTGAGCTTCCTCCACGCCTACAAGAACCCCGACCACGAGCGGCAGGTAAAGGCCCTCATCGCCCGGGAGTTTCCCCACCTCCCCGTGTGCATCAGCAGCGAGGTCGTGCCGGAGATCAGGGAGTACGAGCGCACCTCGACGACGGTGGCCAACGCCTACGTGCTGCCGCTGGTGGACCGGTACCTCCGGCGCATGGAGACGGCGCTGCAGGAGGAGGGCTTCGCCGGCCGCCTGCTGCTCATGCTCTCCTCGGGGACCCTGGTCACCCCCGCCGTGGCCCGGGCCTTCCCCGTGCGCCTGCTGGAGTCCGGGCCGGCCGCCGGGGCGCTCATCGCGGGCTACGTCGGCGCCGGCGCCGGCCGCCGGGAGGTGGTCGCCTTCGACATGGGCGGGACGACGGCCAAGATCTCGCTGGTCCAGGACGGCCGGCCGAAGGTCGCCCCCGCGATGGAGGTGGCCCGCGTGCACCGGTTCAAACCCGGCTCGGGGCTGCCGGTCAAGACGCCCGTCGTGGACATGGTGGAGATCGGCGCCGGCGGAGGTTCGATCGCCCGGACCGGCGCCATGGGACTGCTGCAGGTGGGGCCGGACAGCGCGGGGGCCGATCCCGGACCGGCCTGTTACGCTCGCGGCGGGAAGGAGGCCACGGTCACCGACGCCTGTGTCCTCCTGGGGTATTTCGATCCGCGCTCGTTTCTCGGCGGGACGATGCCGCTGGACGCCTCCGCCGCGCGCGAGGCGATCGAACGGGCCGGGCGGCCGCTCGGGCTGGATCCCGTCCGGACGGCCTGGGGCATCATGGCCATCGTCTGCGAACGGATGGCCCAGGCCGCGCGGCTCTACCTGATCGAGCGGGGTCAGGATCCGCGGCGGTTCACGCTGGTGGGGTTCGGCGGTGCCGGGCCGGCGACGGCCGCCCGAGTGGCGCGGCTGCTCGGGATGCGTGAGGTCATCATCCCCCCGGCCTCCGGAGTAGCCTCCGCCGTCGGGCTACTCGCCGCCTCCCCCGGCGTGGACCTCGGCCACTCCCTGGCCGGCGAACTGCAGGAGATGGACTGGCGGGCGGTGGAGGCGCTGCTGGTCTCGATGGAAGCGCAGGCCCTGGAGATGGTCGCCGGCGCCGGCGTCTTTGCCGACGGCGCGCGGATCGAGCGCCGGGCCGAGATGCGCTACGCCGGCCAGTTCCACGACATCGAGGTCCCCGTGCCCAGGCCGGTGGACGACCGGGCCGCCGAGGAGCTGCGGTCGCGGTTCGACCGCGAGTACCTGCGGCTGTACGGCATCGTCCTGGAAGGCTACCCTGTGCAGGCCCTGAACTGGCGCGTCCTCGTCACCGGGGAGCCCTCCCGGGTGGACATGCGGGTGCCGGCCCTGCCGGCTCGGCGGGGCGCGCCCCGGCGGCGCCCCATCTACCTCCCGGAGGAGGAGCGGTTTGTCGAGGTGCCCGTGTACGACCGCTACGCGCTGGAAGCCGGACGGCAGATCCCCGGGCCCGCCGTCGTGGAGGAAGCGGAGGCCACGACCCTCGTCTGGGCGGGGGATGTGCTCACGGTCGATGCGCAGCAGAACCTCGTGATCACGGTGGGGAGGGGCGCGTCGGCGACGGCCGAGATGTCGGCGCGATCCACGGGAGCGACGGGATGA
- a CDS encoding ABC transporter ATP-binding protein: MSAIALRGLTKRFGAVVAVRALNLEIREGELITLLGPSGCGKTTTLRLIGGFETPDAGEILFGERSVTPLPPERRNIGIVFQSYALFPHMTVWQNVAFGLEMRRETPGAIRQRVGAILERVQLRGLERRYPYQLSGGQQQRVALARALVTNPAVLLLDEPLANLDAKLREDMRFYIRQLQRDVGITTVYVTHDQAEAMVLADRIAVMRDGLLQQVGPPEEIYRRPSNAWVAEFVGLSNFIPGTVAGREDGRLVVRTAAGTFTCAGEADGGEVLICVRPEALHFDEAHRNVLRGTVRERVYLGNLFDYRIEGPGGLTLRVQADPSRAFAPGQPVALSFDPSAAWAVSRRGG, encoded by the coding sequence ATGTCTGCGATCGCGCTGCGGGGGCTGACGAAGCGGTTCGGCGCCGTCGTCGCGGTCCGCGCGCTCAACCTGGAGATCCGGGAGGGTGAGCTGATCACCCTCCTGGGCCCCTCCGGGTGCGGGAAGACCACCACCCTCCGGCTGATCGGCGGCTTCGAGACCCCCGACGCCGGCGAGATCCTCTTCGGCGAGCGCTCCGTCACGCCGCTGCCCCCGGAACGGCGCAACATCGGCATCGTCTTTCAGAGCTACGCCCTGTTCCCACACATGACGGTCTGGCAGAACGTGGCCTTCGGCCTGGAGATGCGGCGGGAGACTCCGGGGGCCATCCGGCAGCGGGTGGGCGCCATCCTGGAGCGCGTGCAGCTCCGCGGGCTGGAGCGGCGCTACCCCTATCAACTCTCCGGCGGGCAGCAGCAGCGTGTGGCCCTGGCCCGGGCCCTCGTGACGAACCCGGCCGTGCTGCTGCTGGACGAGCCCCTGGCCAACCTGGACGCCAAGCTGCGCGAGGACATGCGCTTCTACATCCGCCAGCTCCAGCGGGACGTGGGGATCACCACGGTCTACGTCACCCACGACCAGGCGGAGGCGATGGTGCTGGCCGACCGCATCGCGGTCATGCGCGACGGGCTCCTGCAGCAGGTCGGTCCGCCCGAGGAGATCTACCGGCGTCCCAGCAACGCCTGGGTGGCGGAGTTCGTCGGGCTGTCCAACTTCATCCCCGGAACGGTGGCCGGCCGGGAAGACGGCCGCCTGGTGGTGCGCACGGCGGCCGGGACCTTCACCTGCGCGGGCGAGGCGGATGGAGGCGAGGTCCTGATCTGTGTGCGCCCCGAGGCCCTGCACTTCGACGAGGCGCACCGCAATGTGCTGCGGGGGACGGTACGCGAGCGGGTCTACCTGGGCAATCTCTTCGACTACCGGATCGAGGGGCCGGGCGGGCTGACCCTGCGGGTGCAGGCCGATCCGTCGCGCGCCTTCGCTCCCGGCCAGCCCGTGGCCTTGAGCTTCGATCCCTCGGCGGCCTGGGCCGTCTCCCGGCGGGGGGGCTGA
- a CDS encoding hydantoinase B/oxoprolinase family protein, with product MTAFDPVSLEIMWSRLINITEECWVTIWRTAFSTIIGEAQDFGCELLDAGANSIAHSPRSMPVFNLTLPRAVRALLEFFPGPTLEDGDVLVTNDPWVCAGHLFDLAVVTPVHRRGRLVGLVGSIAHCSDIGGTKDSWRAREVYEEGLQIPPLKLYRGGALNDDLAALIRSNVRNPEMVFGDIQAQVGANRVGAERLLAFMDEYRLDTLEPLAREVQDRAEAAMRRAIALVPDGTYHGEVELDAAGTRLRLGCDVIVRGDELTVDWVEVPPELPMGGVNCTYSYAAAHTVYALKSILTPEIPSNAGCFRPLHVRAPEGSVLNARHPAAVNQRTMVGWFCGPAIFRALAPMLPDRVQAFTGLPASGTAYGRDARGRTFNDHIMFGGGQGASRHGDGHAALMYPTSAGNVPVEMFEQRTPLLVERKELIPDSGGPGLHRGGLGQRLILRKVAPGPPVLVNILPHGMGAPVAGLLGGLPGGPARFTAKGRTVRNGRGTTTLVELRDPGDVIVVESSGGSGFSDPRRRSVAAIARDLAEGYVTPAGLRAYGAAASPSGEVVRRRTGRTGGRGRTRSGARRISSQRSRRRMRRP from the coding sequence ATGACCGCCTTCGACCCCGTCTCCCTGGAGATCATGTGGAGCCGCCTGATCAACATCACCGAGGAGTGCTGGGTGACGATCTGGCGCACGGCCTTCTCCACGATCATCGGCGAGGCGCAGGACTTCGGCTGCGAACTCCTGGACGCCGGGGCGAACTCCATCGCCCACTCGCCGCGGTCGATGCCCGTGTTCAACCTGACGCTCCCCCGGGCCGTCAGGGCGCTGCTGGAGTTCTTCCCCGGCCCCACCCTCGAGGACGGCGACGTGCTGGTCACCAACGACCCCTGGGTGTGCGCCGGCCACCTCTTCGATCTCGCCGTGGTCACCCCCGTGCACCGCCGCGGCCGGCTCGTGGGCCTGGTGGGCTCCATCGCCCACTGCTCCGATATCGGGGGGACGAAGGACTCCTGGCGGGCGCGCGAGGTCTATGAGGAAGGGCTGCAGATTCCTCCGCTCAAGCTGTACCGGGGCGGCGCGCTCAACGACGACCTGGCCGCCTTGATCCGCAGCAACGTCCGCAACCCCGAGATGGTCTTCGGCGACATCCAGGCCCAGGTGGGCGCCAACCGGGTGGGTGCGGAGCGTCTGCTGGCCTTCATGGACGAGTACCGGCTGGACACCCTGGAGCCGCTGGCCCGGGAGGTGCAGGACCGGGCGGAGGCGGCGATGCGCCGGGCCATTGCCCTGGTGCCCGACGGCACCTACCACGGCGAGGTGGAGCTGGACGCGGCCGGGACGCGGCTGCGCCTGGGGTGCGACGTCATCGTCCGGGGCGACGAACTGACCGTGGACTGGGTGGAGGTGCCGCCGGAGCTGCCCATGGGCGGCGTGAACTGTACCTACTCCTACGCCGCGGCCCACACCGTCTACGCCCTGAAGTCGATCCTCACGCCGGAGATCCCCAGCAACGCCGGGTGTTTCCGGCCGCTCCACGTCCGTGCGCCGGAGGGCAGCGTGCTGAACGCCCGCCACCCCGCCGCCGTCAACCAGCGGACGATGGTGGGATGGTTCTGCGGCCCGGCGATCTTCCGCGCCCTGGCGCCGATGCTGCCGGACCGGGTTCAGGCCTTTACCGGGTTGCCGGCCTCCGGCACGGCCTACGGCCGCGACGCCCGCGGGCGCACCTTCAACGACCACATCATGTTCGGCGGCGGCCAGGGCGCCAGCCGCCACGGCGACGGCCATGCCGCCCTCATGTACCCGACCTCGGCCGGCAACGTGCCCGTGGAGATGTTCGAGCAGCGCACGCCGCTGCTCGTGGAGCGCAAGGAGTTGATCCCCGACTCGGGCGGCCCCGGCCTGCACCGCGGAGGGCTGGGGCAACGTCTGATCCTGCGCAAGGTCGCTCCCGGGCCTCCGGTGCTGGTCAACATCCTCCCCCATGGGATGGGGGCGCCGGTGGCCGGCCTGCTCGGCGGGCTGCCGGGCGGCCCGGCCCGCTTCACCGCGAAGGGAAGAACCGTCCGCAACGGCCGCGGTACCACCACCCTGGTGGAGCTCCGCGATCCCGGCGACGTCATTGTCGTCGAGTCGTCGGGGGGCAGCGGGTTCAGCGACCCGCGGCGCCGATCCGTGGCCGCCATCGCCCGGGATCTCGCCGAGGGATACGTGACGCCCGCCGGGCTGCGGGCCTACGGCGCCGCCGCCTCGCCGTCCGGGGAGGTGGTGCGGAGGAGAACCGGACGGACGGGGGGCCGCGGTCGGACCCGTTCCGGCGCGCGGCGCATCTCCTCCCAGCGTTCCAGGCGGCGGATGCGGCGCCCCTAG
- a CDS encoding ABC transporter substrate-binding protein: MKKGWLVIIVALALLVPSGPPTWGQGRTTMVVTFKDDVSTLDPAIGYDWQNWSIIKSIADGLMDYEPATTTLVPHLAESYTVSPNGRTYTFRLRRGVRFHNGREVVADDVKYTLERVLNPKTQSPGAGFYGGIRGAGAFSEGKAKEVAGIKVVDKYTVAITLDKPNAAFLHTMALNFSHVVPKEEVAKLGADFGHKPVGTGAFRVKEWVLGQRLVLERNPTYFLKGRPFLDEIVFQVGVEPNVAFLRLQRGEVDILGDGIPSADFVRVMADPRLRRLVAVGDQLQTGYVTINTQVEPLNDVRIRRALNMAIDKTRIVRIINNRAAPANQILPPLMPGYDKDYKGYPFDREQAKKLLAEAGYPNGFRTTLYANNTDPNPRIAQAIQQDLAAIGVRVELKTLAQSTVIEAGGTKGGAPLIWSGGMAWIADYPDPNNFYWPILSCAALAPGTWNWAWYCNREVEKMVEEADAMVQPAQAAARSARFRQIYRKIMDDAPWIPIFNERRYTMHSARLGGVKGIFVDPIHIPVHYDEVRVLTR, translated from the coding sequence ATGAAGAAGGGATGGCTGGTGATCATCGTGGCGCTCGCCCTGCTGGTGCCGTCGGGGCCGCCGACGTGGGGCCAGGGACGGACCACGATGGTCGTCACCTTCAAGGACGACGTCAGCACGCTCGATCCGGCCATCGGCTACGACTGGCAGAACTGGTCGATCATTAAGTCCATCGCCGACGGCCTCATGGACTACGAGCCGGCGACGACGACCCTCGTCCCGCATCTGGCGGAATCCTACACCGTCTCGCCCAACGGCCGGACCTACACCTTCCGGCTGCGCCGCGGCGTGCGCTTCCACAACGGCCGCGAGGTGGTGGCCGATGATGTGAAGTACACGCTGGAGCGGGTGCTCAACCCCAAGACCCAGAGCCCCGGCGCGGGCTTCTACGGCGGCATCCGGGGCGCCGGCGCCTTCAGCGAAGGCAAAGCGAAGGAGGTCGCCGGGATCAAGGTCGTGGACAAGTACACCGTGGCCATCACCCTGGACAAGCCCAACGCCGCCTTCCTGCACACCATGGCTCTCAACTTCAGCCACGTCGTGCCGAAAGAGGAGGTGGCGAAACTCGGCGCGGACTTCGGGCATAAACCGGTGGGCACCGGCGCCTTCCGGGTCAAGGAGTGGGTGCTCGGCCAGCGCCTGGTCCTGGAACGCAACCCGACCTACTTCCTGAAGGGGCGGCCCTTCCTGGACGAGATCGTCTTCCAGGTGGGCGTGGAGCCCAACGTGGCGTTCCTGCGCCTGCAGCGCGGCGAGGTGGACATCCTCGGCGACGGCATCCCCTCCGCCGACTTCGTCAGGGTCATGGCCGACCCCCGACTGCGCAGGCTCGTCGCCGTCGGCGACCAGCTGCAGACGGGCTACGTGACGATCAACACCCAGGTCGAGCCCCTCAACGACGTGCGCATCCGGCGGGCGCTGAACATGGCCATCGACAAAACCCGCATCGTCCGCATCATCAACAACCGGGCCGCTCCGGCCAACCAGATCCTGCCCCCGCTCATGCCCGGCTACGACAAGGACTACAAGGGCTACCCCTTCGACCGCGAGCAGGCGAAGAAACTGCTGGCCGAAGCCGGGTACCCCAACGGTTTCCGCACCACCCTGTACGCCAACAACACCGACCCCAACCCGCGAATCGCCCAGGCCATCCAGCAGGACCTGGCCGCCATCGGCGTGCGGGTGGAACTGAAGACGCTGGCCCAGAGCACGGTGATCGAGGCCGGCGGCACGAAGGGTGGGGCGCCGCTGATCTGGTCGGGCGGCATGGCCTGGATCGCCGACTACCCCGACCCGAACAACTTCTACTGGCCGATCCTCTCCTGCGCCGCGCTGGCGCCCGGGACCTGGAACTGGGCGTGGTACTGCAACCGGGAGGTGGAGAAGATGGTGGAAGAGGCCGACGCCATGGTGCAGCCCGCCCAGGCCGCGGCACGGTCGGCCCGGTTCCGGCAGATCTACCGGAAGATCATGGACGACGCGCCCTGGATCCCCATCTTCAACGAGCGGCGGTACACCATGCACAGCGCGCGGCTGGGCGGGGTGAAGGGGATCTTCGTCGACCCGATCCACATCCCGGTGCACTACGACGAGGTGCGGGTGCTGACGCGATGA
- a CDS encoding acetamidase/formamidase family protein → MTHRTIHGERHHFGWNNAFEPVLRAAPGEVIAFEVVDASGGQLNRSSTVADVAALDFARVNPVTGPVHIEGAVPGDALLVEILDFETSGWGWTAIIPGFGLLAEEFPKPFLHISHYGAGGVEFAPGIRLPVRPFPGTIGVAPAAPGLHSVVPPREVGGNMDIRDLTRGARLWLPVQVPGALFSVGDTHAAQGDGEVCGTAVESPMTIRLRFDLMKAAHLRRPQFACERAPTRHGDERGYHATTGIAPDLMVAAKDAVRDMIDYLDREYRLAPELAYALCSVAVDLRISEVVDQPNWVVSAYLPKAIFA, encoded by the coding sequence ATGACCCACCGCACGATCCACGGCGAGCGCCACCACTTCGGGTGGAACAACGCCTTCGAGCCGGTGCTGCGCGCCGCGCCGGGCGAGGTCATCGCCTTCGAGGTGGTGGATGCGAGTGGCGGACAACTGAACCGGTCTTCCACCGTGGCGGACGTGGCGGCGCTGGATTTCGCCCGCGTGAACCCGGTAACCGGCCCTGTCCACATCGAGGGGGCCGTGCCGGGGGACGCGCTGCTCGTGGAGATCCTCGATTTTGAGACCAGCGGCTGGGGCTGGACCGCGATCATCCCCGGCTTCGGCCTGCTGGCGGAGGAGTTCCCGAAGCCGTTCCTGCACATCTCGCACTACGGGGCCGGGGGCGTCGAGTTCGCCCCCGGCATCCGCCTTCCCGTGCGCCCCTTCCCGGGCACGATCGGCGTGGCCCCCGCCGCCCCGGGGCTCCACTCCGTGGTCCCTCCGCGGGAGGTCGGCGGCAACATGGACATCCGCGACCTGACCCGGGGCGCCAGGCTCTGGCTGCCCGTGCAGGTTCCCGGCGCCCTGTTCTCCGTCGGCGACACCCACGCCGCGCAGGGCGACGGCGAAGTCTGCGGCACGGCGGTCGAATCGCCGATGACGATCCGGTTGCGGTTCGATCTGATGAAGGCGGCGCATTTGCGCCGCCCGCAGTTTGCGTGTGAGAGGGCTCCAACACGCCACGGCGATGAGCGCGGCTATCACGCCACGACCGGGATTGCTCCCGATTTGATGGTCGCGGCCAAAGACGCCGTGCGGGATATGATCGATTACCTGGACCGGGAGTATCGGCTCGCACCCGAACTGGCCTACGCCCTGTGCAGCGTGGCCGTGGACCTGAGGATCAGCGAGGTGGTGGATCAGCCGAACTGGGTCGTCTCCGCGTACCTGCCCAAGGCGATCTTCGCCTGA